In Rhodococcus sp. OK302, one genomic interval encodes:
- a CDS encoding universal stress protein, with product MTTLAGHQDIVVGIDGSEASTAAARWAGSIAQAVNARLILAHALPQEGPIYSPAAVMLQSQFLNQIREDGEAITGVVTDLLADEFPSLVIESEIAPGPPMTHILECAETARLIVMGSTGSGALRSRLLGSTALKVANHAPCPVTVWRGTAQHPGPDQRPVVVGVDGSTLSEKAVEYAFQYADQFEAPLFAVHTWQGASTFREGGAGILIDWEAVEQEESALLAENLAGMSDQYPDVAVTRISEPGAAAPVMLKYADDAQLLVVGSHGRSAMAGAVMGSTSQNLLHHAPCPVMIARG from the coding sequence ATGACCACACTTGCCGGACACCAGGACATCGTTGTCGGTATCGACGGATCCGAAGCCTCGACGGCGGCCGCTCGATGGGCCGGGTCAATTGCACAGGCAGTCAATGCGCGACTGATTCTGGCGCACGCCTTGCCGCAGGAGGGTCCGATTTACAGCCCGGCCGCCGTCATGCTGCAGTCGCAATTCCTCAACCAGATCAGAGAAGACGGCGAAGCCATCACCGGCGTCGTCACGGATCTACTCGCAGACGAGTTCCCCTCCCTTGTCATCGAATCCGAGATCGCACCGGGACCACCGATGACACACATCCTCGAATGCGCCGAGACCGCACGGCTGATCGTGATGGGTTCGACGGGTTCCGGCGCCCTGCGTTCACGTCTGCTCGGCTCCACCGCACTGAAGGTTGCCAACCATGCCCCCTGCCCCGTGACGGTCTGGCGTGGGACTGCCCAGCATCCCGGGCCGGATCAACGCCCGGTGGTCGTCGGCGTCGACGGAAGTACTTTGAGCGAGAAGGCCGTCGAATACGCATTCCAGTATGCGGATCAGTTCGAGGCACCACTCTTTGCCGTTCACACGTGGCAAGGTGCGTCGACCTTCCGTGAGGGAGGCGCCGGAATCCTCATCGATTGGGAAGCCGTCGAACAGGAAGAGTCCGCGTTGTTGGCCGAAAACCTTGCCGGCATGTCGGATCAGTATCCGGATGTTGCGGTCACTCGCATCAGCGAACCCGGTGCTGCCGCACCCGTAATGCTCAAATATGCCGACGACGCCCAACTCCTGGTTGTCGGCAGTCACGGCCGGAGCGCTATGGCTGGTGCCGTAATGGGTTCCACGAGTCAGAACCTCTTGCACCACGCACCGTGTCCGGTGATGATCGCTCGCGGCTAA
- a CDS encoding CYTH and CHAD domain-containing protein, translating into MSKTAAVPGAVSEVERKYEAPAEQEVPALDNLPGVVGSPVHDSIQLSATYYDTVDYRLLAEKITLRKREGGDDAGWHMKLPGEGDARTEIQLPPDDGTEVPAALSSLVRAITRGNELTPIALIITDRERTRLNDADGTLLAEVVSDTVIACKADGSEESSWQEVEVEQGAGGQPLADAIEAVLFEAGLERSASPSKLKRALGTSVTPYSAAAGTATKSPSSRILLRNYIIEQIRALTDADLGTRRRNEEAVHDFRVAARRIRSALQSYAGDSPRIDSLIADLRWLGGKFGDARDVEVQWQRLVDSLGEIDIPEQEAVRARIDEYFSARGETALDNALGALNSERYLSLLEQLDAYISDLEFDTVGRRADKKVSAKELARTLRHLSHKVGGRVDDVAKAHSRAERDERMHRARKGAKRMKYAIEVMEPSSKRHAKRALKHFTHFQDVLGEHQDSVVAQHHLLEMASEHEHTSLTSFSLGIVYRHELDIADAQATLLKKTWKEAAKSSEALWR; encoded by the coding sequence ATGAGCAAGACCGCTGCCGTACCCGGAGCCGTGTCGGAAGTCGAGCGAAAGTACGAAGCACCTGCAGAGCAGGAAGTTCCGGCACTCGACAACCTGCCGGGAGTCGTGGGCTCGCCGGTCCACGACTCGATTCAGCTCTCCGCCACGTATTACGACACGGTCGACTATCGATTGCTCGCCGAGAAGATAACGCTGCGCAAGCGTGAAGGTGGCGACGACGCGGGCTGGCACATGAAACTCCCCGGCGAAGGGGATGCTCGAACCGAGATTCAACTTCCTCCCGACGACGGAACCGAAGTGCCCGCGGCACTGTCGAGCCTGGTTCGGGCAATCACTCGCGGCAACGAACTGACCCCCATCGCACTGATCATCACCGACCGCGAGCGCACCCGGCTGAACGACGCCGACGGCACCCTGCTGGCCGAGGTGGTATCCGATACCGTAATCGCCTGCAAGGCCGACGGTTCCGAAGAATCAAGCTGGCAAGAGGTGGAGGTCGAGCAGGGCGCCGGCGGCCAGCCCCTGGCCGACGCTATCGAAGCAGTCCTGTTCGAGGCCGGACTCGAACGGTCGGCAAGTCCGTCCAAACTCAAGCGAGCATTGGGCACTTCCGTCACCCCGTACTCCGCAGCAGCAGGCACCGCAACCAAGTCGCCGAGCTCACGAATCCTGCTGCGCAATTACATTATCGAGCAGATTCGCGCTCTCACCGACGCCGATCTCGGAACCCGCCGACGCAATGAAGAAGCTGTTCACGACTTCCGCGTCGCGGCGCGCAGAATCCGCAGCGCCTTGCAATCGTATGCCGGAGATTCACCGCGCATCGACAGTCTCATCGCTGATCTTCGATGGTTGGGCGGCAAATTCGGCGACGCCCGTGACGTCGAGGTGCAGTGGCAGCGTCTCGTCGACAGCCTCGGTGAAATCGACATTCCGGAACAAGAAGCCGTGCGCGCCCGGATCGATGAATACTTCTCGGCCCGAGGAGAAACCGCCCTGGACAATGCACTCGGCGCACTGAACTCCGAGCGCTACCTGTCGCTGCTCGAGCAATTGGACGCCTACATCAGCGATCTGGAATTCGATACCGTCGGCCGCCGCGCAGACAAGAAGGTTTCGGCAAAAGAGTTGGCTCGCACCCTGCGCCATCTGTCACACAAGGTCGGTGGACGTGTCGACGATGTGGCCAAGGCGCACTCACGCGCGGAACGCGACGAGAGAATGCACCGAGCACGCAAGGGCGCCAAGCGAATGAAATATGCGATCGAAGTGATGGAGCCGTCGAGTAAGCGTCACGCTAAACGTGCACTCAAGCACTTCACCCATTTCCAGGATGTTCTCGGCGAACACCAGGATTCCGTTGTGGCACAGCACCATTTACTGGAAATGGCGTCGGAACACGAGCACACCTCGCTCACCAGTTTCAGTCTCGGAATTGTGTACCGACACGAACTCGACATCGCCGATGCGCAGGCGACATTGCTGAAGAAGACATGGAAGGAAGCTGCGAAGTCATCAGAAGCGCTGTGGCGGTAG